In the Puniceicoccus vermicola genome, CGGTGCTAATTTTGGGACCTTCTCATTGAAAAACCAAAGGTCTGAGTCAGTATCCTTTATGGCGAAATCCACGTCTCCCCATCGGACGGATTCAAGGGATAAAGGAGCGGTCGATTCCAGAACCAACTGAATTCGCAGAGGAGCGGATTCCGTGGAATCCGCTGGTGCCTGTACAGCCGAATGGGCGGGAGAATTTCTCCCGCCCATCACGGTGCAAAGAGCGATTACCGATCCGCCGAGGAAAACCAAGGCGAACAGTAGCTGTAGAGGAGGCCACGAGCGCATTTCGCAGACGATCTAAAACCGGCTGAAAAACGGTCGCAACGCGGAAACTCGCTTACTTCTTAGCAGCTTCCAGCTCCTGGGCCTTCTTGATGACCTGATCGGAGATGTTCTTCGGAGTCGAAGCGTAGTGCGAGAACTCCATGGAGAACTGACCGCGACCGGAGGTCATCGTCCGCAGGGCTCCGATGTAACCGAACATTTCGCTGAGCGGAATCTCCGCCTTAATGCGAACACCGGTTGAATTCGGTTCCTGGGAGAGAATGACTCCACGGCGACGGTTCAAGTCACCAATGACATCCCCCATCTTGTCGTCGCCACAGAAGACGTCGACCTTCATGATCGGCTCAAGGATTTCCGGACCGGCCTTGGGCACCGACTGACGGTAAGCGGCGCGGGCAGCGGTTTCGAAGGCCACAGCCGAGGAGTCGACTGCGTGAAAGGCACCGTCGTTGAGAGTGACCTTGAAGTCGAGGCAGGGGAATCCAGCCAAGACACCACGTTCGATCGAGCTCTTGAAGCCCTTTTCAACTGCGGGCCAGAATTCACGCGGAACGTTACCACCGACAACCTTGGACTCGAATTCGAATCCTGCACCGGGCTCGAGAGGCTCGAGGGTGTAGTCGATCTTCGCGAACTGACCGGCACCACCCGATTGCTTCTTGTGGGTGTAGGAATCGGTCGTTGGCTTGGTGATCGTCTCGCGGTAGGCAACCTGAGGCTCACCGACCGTCACTTCGACGCCGTGTGTGCGCTTAAGAATGTCGACCTTAATGTCGAGGTGAAGCTCACCCATTCCCTTCAGAATGGTTTCACCGGAATCTTCGTCCGTTTCGACGCGGAAGGATGGGTCTTCAGCGACCATCTTGCCGAGGGCGACGGAGAGCTTCTCAGCGTTGCTCTTGTCGTTGGCCTGAACGGCGATCGAGATCACGGGATCCGGGAAGATCATTGGCTCAAGAGTCGCCGGATCATTCGGGTCACAGAGGGTGTGACCGGTCTGAACGGACTTCATCCCGAGAAGAGCGACAATGTCACCGGCCTGAGCGGATTCGACTTCGTTGCGGTCGTCAGCGTGCATTTCAATAATGCGGCCGATGCGCTCCGTCTTGCCGGTGGCGGTGTTGAGGACGGACTGGCCCTTCGAAATCGTTCCCGAGTAAATACGGGTGAAGGTC is a window encoding:
- the fusA gene encoding elongation factor G — protein: MSDITKYRNIGIFAHVDAGKTTTTERILMLTGRIHKMGEVHDGAATTDFMEQEQERGITIQSAATTCFWDDHRFNIIDTPGHVDFTIEVYRSLKVLDGGIGVFCGSGGVEPQSETNWRYANDSKVARLIYVNKLDRIGADFYRVVDQVKNVLGATPLVMVLPIGTESDLKGVVDLLTRKAWVWDDSGNPLNYEIQDVPADMVDKVEEYREKLIETAVEQDDEVMEQYLEGNEPDIDTIKKCIRKGTINLSFFPTFCGSSFKNKGVQLVLNGVVDYLPNPTEVPPQPEIDLEGNETGEFAIVKDGEPLRALAFKIMDDKYGALTFTRIYSGTISKGQSVLNTATGKTERIGRIIEMHADDRNEVESAQAGDIVALLGMKSVQTGHTLCDPNDPATLEPMIFPDPVISIAVQANDKSNAEKLSVALGKMVAEDPSFRVETDEDSGETILKGMGELHLDIKVDILKRTHGVEVTVGEPQVAYRETITKPTTDSYTHKKQSGGAGQFAKIDYTLEPLEPGAGFEFESKVVGGNVPREFWPAVEKGFKSSIERGVLAGFPCLDFKVTLNDGAFHAVDSSAVAFETAARAAYRQSVPKAGPEILEPIMKVDVFCGDDKMGDVIGDLNRRRGVILSQEPNSTGVRIKAEIPLSEMFGYIGALRTMTSGRGQFSMEFSHYASTPKNISDQVIKKAQELEAAKK